A genome region from Arachis duranensis cultivar V14167 chromosome 6, aradu.V14167.gnm2.J7QH, whole genome shotgun sequence includes the following:
- the LOC107492248 gene encoding LOW QUALITY PROTEIN: transcription factor PIF3 (The sequence of the model RefSeq protein was modified relative to this genomic sequence to represent the inferred CDS: inserted 2 bases in 1 codon), with protein MMPLHELYRKAKEKLDCSKEINSTSATDHSTAPESDFYELVWENGQISMQGQSSSRGRKSPTCKSLTSHCPKGLQHRDVVGYGNGTNNVNMMRMGKFGDSESGLNEIRMPAPSAEDEDVIHWLNYGMDESLPHDYGSDFIHELSGVTMHEIPPLNNLSLLDKRSNSNQLLRDSHKNYARHAFGSEQGILNKDFSVMAKGEIEIPRPKPSTSQFCQPSSYQCQGSFASVRSKASEITENNGSNPTHQVPCGELAQIFPSASSGFSGLKLDKQDQVMCSSSSTIMNFSHFARPAAIVKANLQNIGLSSSRSDGIENKNNDASATASNPPELTKAGFSGEHPKQSAVHELKIVEPSKADLKQLEPSKADLKQLEPKSLEVNATVLRQSDPARKEDVSKIYQSSNLLLCESTNKGEEAVVKNMEPAVASSSICSGNGAERISGNPNQSLKRKRQETEDSECHSEDVEEESVGVKKAGPTRGVKRSRSAEVHNLSERRRRDRINEKMRALQDLIPNCNKVDKASMLDEAIEYLKTLQLQVQIMSMGAGLYMPPXMGMPDMNGGPSRFPMIQVPQMHRTHPPAAPMPGPSALHGMGRSNPPVFGLPSQGLPIPTMPRAPMFSYPGEPVANSPALQPNACGTAGLTETENPASASNQKDPMPIMQNTNGCNSTSQTTKQCEAAAAGRIEPSASQANDGRAVDATRKDNLVTDKFD; from the exons ATGATGCCTTTGCATGAGTTGTACCGCAAGGCCAAGGAGAAGCTTGATTGTTCTAAAGAGATCAATAGCACAAGTGCAACTGATCATTCAACCGC ACCAGAGAGTGATTTCTATGAACTTGTTTGGGAAAATGGTCAGATTTCAATGCAGGGTCAGTCAAGTAGTAGAGGTAGAAAGAGTCCAACTTGTAAGAGTTTAACATCTCATTGTCCCAAGGGTCTTCAACATAGGGATGTAGTGGGATATGGTAATGGTACCAATAATGTTAATATGATGAGGATGGGGAAGTTTGGGGATTCAGAAAGTGGACTGAATGAGATTAGAATGCCGGCTCCATCTGCTGAAGACGAAGACGTGATACATTGGTTGAATTATGGAATGGATGAATCTTTGCCACATGACTATGGTTCTGATTTCATACATGAACTCTCTGGGGTCACCATGCATGAAATCCCTCCCTTAAATAACCTCTCTTTGTTGGACAAAAGAAGCAATTCCAATCAGTTACTTAGGGACTCTCACAAGAACTATGCACGCCATGCTTTTGGTTCAGAACAAGGGATCCTTAACAAGGACTTTTCGGTTATGGCTAAAGGAGAGATTGAGATCCCTAGACCCAAACCTAGTACAAGTCAATTTTGCCAACCATCATCATATCAATGTCAAGGATCATTTGCATCTGTTAGGTCCAAAGCATCAGAGATAACAGAGAATAATGGTAGTAACCCTACTCATCAAGTACCTTGTGGGGAACTGGCTCAGATTTTCCCATCTGCTTCAAGTGGTTTTTCTGGGTTAAAGTTGGATAAGCAAGATCAGGTTATGTGCAGCAGTAGTTCCACTATAATGAACTTCTCCCATTTCGCTAGACCTGCTGCTATTGTGAAGGCTAATCTTCAGAACATTGGGTTGTCTTCATCAAGATCAGATggtattgaaaacaaaaataacgaTGCTTCTGCGACCGCAAGCAATCCTCCTGAATTAACAAAAGCTGGTTTTAGTGGCGAACATCCGAAACAATCCGCTGTGCACGAGCTGAAGATTGTGGAGCCTTCTAAGGCTGATTTGAAGCAATTGGAGCCCTCTAAGGCTGATTTGAAGCAATTGGAGCCAAAATCTCTTGAAGTGAATGCTACTGTTTTGAGGCAATCTGATCCTGCTCGAAAAGAAGATGTGTCAAAGATTTATCAAAGTTCCAATCTACTTCTTTGTGAAAGTACCAATAAAGGAGAGGAAGCTGTTGTAAAAAATATGGAGCCTGCAGTAGCCTCTTCATCCATTTGCTCTGGCAATGGCGCAGAGAGAATTTCGGGCAACCCAAACCAAAGTTTGAAGCGAAAAAGACAAGAAACAGAGGACTCTGAGTGCCACAGTGAA GATGTTGAGGAAGAATCAGTGGGTGTTAAAAAGGCAGGTCCAACACGAGGTGTTAAGAGAAGTCGTTCAGCTGAAGTGCATAATCTATCTGAAAGG AGGCGAAGAGACAGGATCAATGAGAAGATGCGTGCATTGCAAGATCTCATACCAAACTGCAATAAg GTGGACAAAGCTTCAATGCTGGACGAGGCAATCGAGTATCTCAAAACACTTCAACTCCAAGTTCAA ATTATGTCAATGGGAGCTGGTTTGTATATGCCTCC AATGGGTATGCCTGACATGAATGGTGGACCTTCTAGATTCCCAATGATTCAGGTGCCCCAAATGCACAGAACTCATCCTCCGGCCGCACCTATGCCCGGACCCTCTGCATTACATGGGATGGGAAGATCAAATCCTCCAGTGTTTGGCCTGCCTAGCCAGGGACTTCCAATTCCAACTATGCCGCGTGCTCCAATGTTTTCTTATCCAGGAGAGCCTGTTGCAAACTCACCAGCCTTACAACCAAATGCTTGTGGAACAGCAGGACTTACGGAAACTGAGAATCCAGCTTCAGCATCTAACCAAAAGGATCCAATGCCAATTATGCAGAACACCAATGGTTGTAACTCGACGAGTCAGACTACAAAACAG TGTGAAGCAGCAGCAGCTGGCAGGATTGAACCCTCTGCCTCTCAGGCTAACGACGGCAGAGCTGTGGATGCCACGAGAAAAGATAACCTTGTGACTGATAAATTCGACTAG